In Candidatus Nitronauta litoralis, one DNA window encodes the following:
- a CDS encoding tyrosine recombinase XerC: MQQQIDQFQLYLEAEKNASEHTLSNYLTDLSQFRAFLESTGHATREGQVDLKRVDRLAVRAFMSHLYEKGCSGRTMNRKRASLSSFFKFLCREGYLSSNVVQSIPSPAMEEGLPSFLSVDEMFRLLEKPKGESFLMVRDRAILEMFYTTGMRISELVSINLDHIRLDQRLVKVLGKGKKERLLPLGKKILGTLDRYLPLRRKFLEQKKLAETTDQVFVNFRGAGLTTRGVRKILEKHLKGTPLFGTISPHSIRHSFATHMLEAGADLRTIQEMLGHSSLSTTQKYTHLTVDKLMETYDKAHPRAKKS; this comes from the coding sequence GTGCAACAACAAATCGACCAGTTCCAATTATATCTGGAAGCAGAAAAAAATGCTTCTGAGCACACGCTCTCAAATTACCTGACGGACCTGTCTCAATTCAGGGCATTTCTGGAGTCCACGGGTCACGCCACCCGGGAGGGACAGGTCGATTTGAAGAGGGTTGATCGCCTGGCTGTACGTGCCTTCATGAGTCATTTGTATGAAAAAGGCTGTTCAGGAAGGACTATGAACCGCAAAAGAGCTTCCCTGAGTTCCTTTTTTAAATTTTTATGCCGGGAAGGTTATTTGTCATCCAATGTAGTTCAGTCCATCCCCTCCCCAGCGATGGAGGAGGGCCTTCCCTCCTTTCTCTCAGTAGACGAAATGTTCCGGTTGCTGGAAAAACCGAAGGGTGAGTCGTTTCTCATGGTGCGGGACCGCGCTATACTGGAAATGTTTTACACCACCGGCATGAGAATCAGCGAACTGGTTTCTATCAACCTGGACCACATTCGATTGGATCAAAGACTGGTCAAGGTGTTGGGAAAGGGGAAAAAAGAACGCTTGCTGCCCCTTGGGAAAAAGATTCTGGGTACTTTAGACCGCTATTTGCCCCTACGCAGGAAGTTTCTGGAACAAAAAAAACTGGCCGAGACAACAGATCAGGTTTTTGTGAATTTCAGGGGTGCCGGGCTCACAACTCGGGGAGTCAGAAAAATATTGGAAAAACACTTGAAAGGAACGCCTCTTTTTGGAACCATATCGCCTCACTCGATTCGGCACAGCTTTGCGACTCATATGCTGGAAGCAGGAGCCGACCTGAGAACGATTCAGGAAATGCTGGGACATTCAAGTCTTTCGACTACACAGAAATACACGCACCTGACTGTCGACAAACTGATGGAAACTTATGACAAGGCACATCCACGCGCAAAGAAATCCTGA
- a CDS encoding YifB family Mg chelatase-like AAA ATPase, whose amino-acid sequence MIARIQSGAVSGIEGYPVEVEVHLAPGIPGMTIVGLPDAAVKESGNRIQAAFKNTNLDLPLKKITVNLAPADIRKEGSSYDLPIALGILGAAGLLNKERLDKFMIFGELSLDGRIKPIKGTLCLATCARKEKLEGLILPRENAPEGAWVEDLPIYAMDTLPQAVAFINEEADFPPFPPHSPDEFIRNVSHDCDFTDVKGQQHVKRSLEVAAAGGHNILLIGPPGSGKSMLAKRLPSILPRLNLGEAIESTKIYSILGLQKNGVGLLTQRAFRSPHHTISDAGLIGGGRIPLPGEVSMAHNGVLFLDELPEFKRNVLEVLRQPLEDGEVCISRATGSTTYPTRFMLVAAMNPCPCGYRSDPKRECHCSLMEIKKYLSKISGPLLDRIDLHVEVPTLNYKELSTKEAGEPSEIVRSRVETARQVQEERFRNSKIFCNANMSTKQLQTMCALDAASKKLMETAIDRLGLSARAHDRILKVARTIADLAGEKDIQSMHVAEAIQYRSLDRETLL is encoded by the coding sequence ATGATTGCCCGAATTCAAAGTGGAGCCGTTTCCGGCATTGAAGGTTACCCGGTCGAGGTGGAAGTCCACCTGGCTCCGGGGATTCCCGGTATGACTATTGTCGGTCTCCCGGACGCTGCCGTCAAGGAAAGCGGCAACCGGATACAGGCTGCATTTAAAAATACCAACCTCGATCTCCCGCTGAAAAAGATCACCGTCAACCTGGCCCCGGCGGATATCCGCAAGGAAGGGTCCTCTTACGACCTTCCGATTGCCCTCGGCATCCTGGGGGCCGCAGGGCTGCTCAACAAGGAACGCCTGGACAAGTTCATGATTTTCGGTGAACTGTCGCTGGATGGAAGGATTAAGCCGATCAAGGGAACGCTTTGCCTGGCCACCTGCGCCCGGAAGGAAAAGCTTGAGGGACTCATCCTCCCCCGCGAAAATGCACCCGAAGGTGCCTGGGTTGAGGATCTCCCCATTTACGCCATGGACACTCTTCCTCAAGCAGTTGCCTTCATCAATGAAGAGGCAGATTTCCCTCCCTTCCCCCCGCATTCTCCGGACGAATTCATCCGTAATGTGTCACACGACTGTGACTTCACGGATGTAAAAGGCCAGCAACACGTCAAACGATCACTGGAAGTAGCCGCTGCAGGTGGCCACAACATTTTACTCATCGGGCCGCCTGGTAGTGGCAAGTCCATGCTGGCCAAACGCCTGCCCAGCATTCTGCCGCGGCTCAACCTGGGGGAAGCGATTGAGTCCACCAAAATCTACAGCATTCTTGGTTTGCAGAAAAACGGCGTGGGCCTGCTGACACAACGTGCGTTTCGTTCCCCGCATCACACGATCTCCGATGCCGGGTTGATCGGTGGTGGACGGATACCGCTTCCGGGTGAAGTGTCCATGGCGCACAACGGTGTTTTATTTCTTGATGAACTGCCGGAATTCAAACGCAATGTATTGGAAGTGCTGAGACAACCGCTGGAAGACGGGGAGGTTTGTATCTCGCGGGCGACCGGCTCGACCACCTACCCAACACGCTTCATGCTGGTGGCGGCGATGAATCCCTGCCCGTGCGGATACCGGTCCGATCCCAAACGGGAATGCCATTGCTCTTTAATGGAGATAAAAAAATATCTGTCGAAAATTTCCGGCCCGCTACTTGACCGTATCGATTTGCATGTCGAAGTACCGACGCTGAACTACAAAGAGCTATCGACAAAGGAAGCAGGAGAACCTTCAGAGATCGTGCGGTCCCGTGTTGAAACTGCGCGACAGGTACAGGAGGAACGGTTCAGAAATTCAAAAATATTCTGCAACGCCAATATGTCAACAAAACAGCTCCAGACTATGTGCGCGTTGGATGCCGCATCCAAAAAACTGATGGAGACCGCTATCGATCGCCTGGGCCTGAGCGCCCGTGCGCACGATCGTATTTTAAAAGTCGCTCGCACCATCGCCGACCTGGCTGGTGAAAAAGACATTCAATCCATGCACGTTGCCGAAGCAATCCAATACCGTTCACTGGACCGAGAGACGCTTCTTTGA
- the hslU gene encoding ATP-dependent protease ATPase subunit HslU, with translation MASMTPRAIVQQLDSYIVGQEKAKKAVAIALRNRWRRQKLPDSLKDEVAPKNILMIGPTGVGKTEIARRLAKLAKSPFIKVEASKYTEVGYVGRDVESMIRDLIELTRTMVKEEMEAEMRDLARGYAEERLLDILLPPHPSHVTGENKDFGADSLGKKQYLETREKFRGYIREGKFDNRDVEIEVSERSGPSIDIMTPQGMDDMDNNLKDMLNNFMPKKTSKKKMKVPDAFRVLCRQEAEKLVDQEKVSQEALERAQQNGIIFIDEIDKITGRDGMQGPDVSREGVQRDLLPIVEGSSVNTKHGIVKTDHILFIAAGAFHSAKPSDLIPEFQGRFPIRVELESLDENDFFRILTEPDNALVKQYVELLKTEGVEIEFREEAIREIARMSAKVNERTENIGARRLQTVLEKMLEEISFEAPDLENKNIVIDPAYVNERLNDIIENEDLSRYIL, from the coding sequence ATGGCATCTATGACCCCACGGGCCATTGTCCAACAACTCGACAGTTATATTGTAGGACAGGAAAAAGCTAAGAAAGCTGTCGCCATCGCTCTGCGAAACCGGTGGCGTCGGCAAAAACTTCCTGACAGCCTAAAGGATGAAGTTGCCCCCAAAAATATCCTGATGATCGGCCCCACCGGTGTGGGTAAAACTGAAATCGCACGCCGACTGGCAAAGCTGGCGAAATCCCCGTTCATAAAAGTGGAAGCATCCAAATACACGGAAGTGGGTTACGTCGGTCGCGATGTTGAATCGATGATACGCGACCTTATTGAACTGACACGGACCATGGTCAAGGAAGAAATGGAAGCAGAGATGCGGGATCTTGCGCGTGGCTATGCTGAAGAGCGCCTCCTCGACATACTGCTTCCTCCTCATCCAAGCCATGTAACAGGGGAAAACAAGGATTTCGGAGCCGACAGTCTTGGCAAAAAACAATACCTGGAAACGCGGGAAAAATTTCGCGGGTACATTCGCGAAGGCAAGTTTGACAACCGTGATGTGGAAATTGAAGTTTCAGAGCGGTCAGGACCTTCCATTGACATCATGACCCCACAGGGCATGGACGACATGGATAACAACCTGAAAGACATGCTGAACAACTTCATGCCAAAAAAAACCAGCAAAAAGAAAATGAAAGTGCCGGACGCTTTCCGTGTACTTTGCAGGCAGGAAGCGGAAAAACTGGTCGATCAGGAAAAGGTCAGCCAGGAAGCTCTCGAACGTGCCCAGCAAAACGGGATTATTTTTATTGATGAAATCGACAAGATCACAGGTCGAGACGGCATGCAAGGCCCCGATGTTTCCCGCGAAGGTGTTCAGAGAGACTTGCTGCCAATCGTTGAAGGATCGTCCGTAAACACCAAACACGGTATTGTAAAAACGGACCATATTCTGTTCATCGCCGCCGGGGCCTTTCATTCAGCAAAACCCTCCGATCTGATTCCGGAATTTCAAGGCCGCTTTCCCATCCGGGTGGAACTGGAATCCCTCGATGAAAATGATTTTTTCCGTATTTTAACGGAACCCGACAATGCACTGGTCAAGCAATACGTGGAGCTTCTAAAAACCGAAGGCGTTGAAATCGAGTTTCGGGAAGAAGCGATCCGTGAAATTGCCAGAATGTCTGCAAAAGTAAATGAGCGTACGGAAAACATCGGCGCACGTCGTCTGCAAACGGTATTGGAAAAAATGCTGGAGGAAATTTCCTTTGAAGCACCGGACTTGGAAAACAAAAATATTGTCATTGATCCGGCTTATGTAAACGAGCGGCTTAACGACATTATCGAAAACGAAGATCTCAGCCGTTACATCCTATAA
- a CDS encoding PTS sugar transporter subunit IIA — translation MSTPEYHEIRAWCKESQEIADEYGIEEALSYLLGEKFAPLLRELKKARRQVQFLYSEKDRSMVEPLAKKDQDFRLGYMMTLENNYREQLEAIKHLERLTGDFMEEIRDAFEEQDVLEFLENYPRLDSPQDDLTMSFETLGGTDSDQFTTKDLMAEVEDIYLAEEIRKLLQNKWQAR, via the coding sequence GTGAGCACACCGGAATATCATGAAATCAGAGCCTGGTGCAAGGAATCCCAGGAGATCGCCGACGAGTACGGGATAGAAGAAGCTTTATCCTATCTTCTGGGTGAAAAGTTTGCTCCTCTGCTACGCGAGCTCAAGAAAGCACGCCGTCAGGTTCAATTCCTTTACAGCGAAAAGGATCGGTCTATGGTTGAACCCCTCGCCAAGAAAGACCAGGATTTCCGGTTGGGCTACATGATGACCCTTGAGAACAATTACAGGGAACAACTCGAAGCCATCAAACACCTTGAGCGGTTGACCGGGGATTTTATGGAAGAAATCCGGGATGCTTTCGAGGAACAGGATGTGTTGGAATTTCTTGAAAACTATCCGCGCCTTGACTCCCCGCAGGACGATCTGACTATGAGCTTTGAAACTCTTGGGGGTACAGATTCAGATCAGTTCACCACCAAAGACCTGATGGCTGAAGTCGAAGATATCTACCTGGCCGAAGAAATCAGGAAGTTGCTGCAAAACAAATGGCAGGCACGGTAG
- a CDS encoding tetratricopeptide repeat protein — MNRKQVTIGIVLSAALLSPVLTPHPALAESDPKWEITQALIDFDEHKYLEHLSFVHSSVSTGTAAATWRLLNQNETQAHFYLGVFLFEQGQKELAENQFVKTLELDPDHALGHFNLGLLYNEQKKLDAAKAEYNEAIRLDPTLHGAHTNLGTVNLIQKEYQAATENFKTAIGLEPEDLKAHISLGHLYFYVFKNFPAAKKEYKKVLKLDPRIKLAKTNLRAIKKDERKARKQERKFERSLRKPDKEEVIGDIETPADKTDASEDETTADEKKKDLFNF; from the coding sequence ATGAATCGAAAACAGGTAACAATAGGCATTGTTTTGTCCGCGGCTCTGCTCTCTCCCGTTCTCACACCTCACCCTGCCCTGGCCGAGTCCGATCCAAAATGGGAAATCACCCAAGCCCTCATCGACTTTGATGAGCACAAGTACCTGGAACATCTTTCCTTTGTACATAGTTCCGTTTCTACAGGAACTGCTGCAGCCACCTGGAGACTTCTAAACCAGAACGAAACACAAGCCCACTTTTATCTGGGTGTCTTTTTATTTGAGCAGGGACAGAAAGAGCTGGCTGAAAATCAGTTTGTAAAAACACTTGAACTCGACCCGGATCACGCTCTCGGTCATTTCAATCTTGGGTTACTTTACAACGAACAAAAAAAACTCGATGCAGCAAAAGCAGAATACAACGAAGCCATCCGGCTGGACCCCACACTTCACGGAGCCCATACCAACCTGGGCACGGTTAATCTGATTCAGAAAGAGTATCAAGCGGCGACTGAAAATTTTAAAACGGCCATTGGGTTAGAGCCGGAAGACCTGAAAGCTCATATCAGCCTGGGGCATCTCTATTTTTATGTCTTCAAGAATTTTCCGGCCGCAAAAAAAGAATATAAGAAAGTCCTGAAGCTGGACCCCAGGATCAAACTGGCAAAAACGAACTTAAGAGCAATCAAAAAGGACGAGCGGAAAGCACGCAAACAGGAACGCAAGTTTGAAAGAAGCCTGAGAAAACCTGACAAAGAAGAAGTGATCGGAGACATCGAGACTCCCGCAGACAAAACCGATGCAAGTGAAGACGAAACAACTGCCGATGAGAAGAAAAAAGATCTATTTAATTTTTGA
- a CDS encoding aldo/keto reductase, with protein MNRRKFGSDGPEVGEVGLGAWQLGGDWKKVDDPTAESILKTAMAEGVNFIDTADVYGQGLSEERIGRFLKKQKVLPFVATKLGRFPDPGGDANYTRENFRKFTEASLSRLGIEALDLTQLHCLPFETLKEGGVFEWLRELKKEGKIKRFGASVESVEEALFCLEQEGVESLQIIFNLFRQKPVTELFEQALEKKVAIIVRLPLASGVLSGKMKADQSFAEEDHRNYNANGECFNVGETFAGIPFEKAVELADGLKKIVPDGMSLSQMAQRYILDFDAVSVIIPGARRPEQVQENVSASRMPKLGTRMHLDLHKYYLREVADHIRGPY; from the coding sequence TTGAATAGACGCAAGTTTGGAAGCGATGGCCCCGAGGTCGGCGAGGTCGGATTGGGGGCCTGGCAGTTGGGTGGTGACTGGAAAAAGGTTGACGACCCGACTGCTGAATCCATTTTGAAAACTGCCATGGCTGAAGGTGTCAACTTTATCGATACCGCGGATGTTTATGGTCAGGGGTTGAGTGAAGAACGGATTGGAAGGTTTCTAAAGAAACAAAAAGTCTTACCGTTTGTTGCTACCAAGCTGGGGCGCTTTCCTGATCCAGGTGGTGATGCCAACTACACACGTGAAAATTTCAGAAAATTCACCGAAGCCTCGCTTTCAAGACTTGGTATTGAAGCGCTCGATCTCACTCAACTACATTGCCTTCCATTTGAGACTTTGAAAGAAGGCGGAGTGTTTGAGTGGCTGCGTGAGTTAAAGAAGGAAGGTAAAATAAAACGTTTTGGTGCCAGTGTGGAGTCCGTGGAAGAAGCGTTGTTTTGCCTTGAGCAGGAGGGGGTGGAATCGCTTCAAATCATTTTTAATCTATTCAGGCAGAAACCGGTTACGGAATTGTTTGAGCAGGCCCTTGAAAAAAAGGTCGCGATCATTGTCAGGCTCCCACTTGCTTCCGGCGTATTGTCGGGAAAGATGAAAGCGGATCAGAGTTTTGCAGAAGAAGATCACCGCAATTACAATGCGAACGGTGAGTGTTTTAATGTTGGGGAGACCTTCGCCGGAATTCCATTTGAAAAAGCGGTTGAGCTTGCAGATGGCCTGAAAAAAATTGTTCCAGACGGAATGTCTCTTTCCCAGATGGCGCAACGCTATATACTGGACTTCGACGCAGTTTCCGTGATCATCCCTGGTGCCCGCAGACCGGAACAGGTGCAGGAAAACGTTTCGGCCTCAAGAATGCCAAAACTTGGAACACGAATGCACCTGGATCTTCACAAATATTATTTGAGGGAAGTTGCGGATCATATTCGAGGCCCGTATTAG
- a CDS encoding porin family protein translates to MHSGENKKYFKLSGLGYSKMDSDIGLEPLPNAATVIALPNRDLSFETGTGFTAAFGFQTDKHLNTEIEFTGRWESLDQLHTPAGDFSAVGDLSAFSFMLNIPWMFHNRTRWTPYVGGGLGMNWQRGEFGPLADGSLPASEGEELTVAYQVIAGVGYAINRSWELVLGYRFFGTIDAQLGLLQLQNKSHNIEFGVRWYLPEKRKKSPKVKKKRRRKSVRSSKVNRVRKERR, encoded by the coding sequence ATGCATTCCGGTGAGAATAAAAAATATTTTAAACTGAGTGGTCTTGGTTATTCCAAGATGGATTCGGATATCGGGCTGGAGCCTCTACCCAACGCCGCGACAGTGATTGCCCTCCCCAACCGGGATCTTTCTTTTGAAACCGGAACAGGATTCACTGCCGCTTTTGGATTTCAGACCGACAAACACCTCAATACCGAAATTGAGTTCACGGGTCGTTGGGAAAGCCTCGATCAGTTGCACACACCGGCGGGTGATTTTTCGGCTGTTGGGGATCTGAGTGCGTTCTCCTTTATGCTGAATATCCCCTGGATGTTTCATAACAGGACACGCTGGACTCCGTATGTCGGTGGGGGACTCGGGATGAACTGGCAGCGCGGAGAGTTTGGTCCCTTGGCGGATGGCAGTTTGCCGGCTTCCGAGGGAGAGGAGTTGACGGTTGCGTATCAGGTAATCGCCGGGGTGGGTTATGCCATTAACCGAAGCTGGGAACTGGTGCTGGGTTATCGCTTTTTCGGGACCATCGACGCCCAACTCGGATTGCTGCAATTGCAGAACAAGAGCCACAATATCGAATTTGGGGTGCGCTGGTACCTGCCGGAGAAAAGAAAAAAATCTCCCAAGGTAAAGAAGAAACGCAGGCGAAAATCAGTCAGGTCATCCAAGGTAAACAGGGTGAGAAAAGAGAGGCGTTAG
- the hslV gene encoding ATP-dependent protease subunit HslV, which produces MHGTTILSVRHKGKVALGGDGQVTLGNTVVKHSAQKVRRMYEDKVLTGFAGGTADAFSLFSRFEEKLEKYNGNLPRSAVELAKDWRTDKLLRKLEAMLLVADSGNTFLISGNGDVVEPDDGIVGIGSGGAFAQAAAIALAAHSPLEARQIVEEGLKVAQSICIYTNDHFTIEEL; this is translated from the coding sequence ATGCACGGCACAACAATCCTTTCCGTCCGTCACAAAGGGAAGGTCGCTCTGGGGGGAGACGGACAAGTCACCCTGGGCAATACTGTAGTCAAACATTCTGCACAGAAAGTCCGCAGGATGTACGAAGATAAGGTTCTGACCGGATTTGCCGGAGGAACGGCAGATGCTTTTTCTTTATTTTCCAGGTTCGAGGAGAAGTTGGAAAAATATAATGGGAACCTGCCTCGCTCGGCTGTTGAGCTGGCCAAGGATTGGCGGACCGACAAATTACTACGCAAACTCGAAGCCATGTTACTTGTTGCCGACAGCGGCAATACTTTTCTTATCTCCGGAAACGGGGATGTGGTCGAACCAGATGACGGAATTGTCGGCATCGGTTCCGGCGGAGCCTTCGCCCAGGCCGCAGCCATTGCGTTGGCAGCGCATTCACCACTGGAAGCCCGTCAGATTGTTGAAGAAGGGTTAAAGGTTGCGCAATCAATTTGTATTTACACCAACGATCACTTCACGATTGAAGAGCTTTAG
- a CDS encoding ATP-grasp domain-containing protein → MPARKKQHLLIIGGGVFQVPAIKTAQDMGLKVVVTDYNPDAEGMKLADFPIVVSTRNINLTVNAARQFHRSIPIDGAMTVGTDASLTVAAVANALNLPGIPTEVAERSTDKIKMRRCLKSAGVPVPGFTAVTTLDEARRIVDATTLPLVIKPCDNMGARGVKKINQPDDLPSAFQEAKESSISGNLILEEYMEGPEFSLDAIIYDGEITITGVADRHITREPWFVEEGHTMPSNAPRNILDEVEQTFLAAIRALGINHGAAKGDIKMTAEGAKIVEVASRLSGGWMSAHTYPLSSGVNLIRAGIEVALGQAPSDLKPKHEMVAVERSIIPPAGKILSIRGVDEAMKIRGVREIILMKEPGDSVGDLRSNMGKTGYVITTAKTREEAIRINELARQTLKVETGNEQTITWDIIRNNARRKFYVACKACVVCDGVECSGKVPGIGGIGTGGSFHENLKALARYKLNLRTIHNVRNPDISVELFGQKLASPVLAAPITGMETNLGGGMSEEEYAAAVLDGCLSCGTLGMVGDGASPTKYRIGLEAIKKRGGLGIPVFKPRASNLDILHRFHAATEAGAIAVGIDIDAASFKTMSLKGQSVGPKSIEDLQDLKKHLKVPFILKGIMNPESALAAMEAGADAIVVSNHGGRVMDYMPGTAEVLPEIAAAVNGRIKVLVDGGIRDGSDILKVLALGADAVLIGRPICIAAFGAGQEGVSFYLEEKENELKKAMILTGCPSVDRIDPSVIVRERKG, encoded by the coding sequence ATGCCCGCCCGGAAAAAACAACATCTCCTGATCATAGGAGGAGGTGTGTTTCAGGTCCCAGCTATCAAGACGGCCCAGGATATGGGGCTCAAGGTGGTGGTCACCGATTACAATCCCGATGCTGAAGGCATGAAGCTGGCCGACTTTCCTATCGTGGTCAGCACCCGCAATATAAATCTGACAGTCAATGCCGCCCGACAGTTTCACAGGTCGATACCGATTGATGGCGCTATGACAGTAGGTACCGATGCATCGCTCACCGTAGCGGCAGTAGCCAACGCGCTCAATCTGCCAGGCATTCCGACCGAGGTGGCCGAACGTTCCACCGACAAAATCAAGATGCGGCGTTGTCTCAAAAGTGCAGGTGTTCCCGTTCCGGGGTTCACAGCTGTGACGACCCTGGATGAAGCGCGCCGGATTGTCGATGCCACAACACTGCCGCTGGTCATCAAGCCTTGCGACAACATGGGAGCACGTGGCGTAAAAAAAATAAATCAGCCCGACGATTTGCCCTCAGCTTTTCAGGAAGCTAAAGAATCATCCATCAGCGGCAATCTCATTCTAGAAGAATATATGGAAGGGCCGGAGTTCAGTCTGGATGCCATCATCTACGATGGGGAGATTACGATCACCGGTGTTGCAGACCGGCACATCACGCGTGAGCCCTGGTTCGTGGAAGAAGGGCACACCATGCCCTCCAACGCACCCCGCAATATTCTGGACGAAGTGGAGCAGACGTTTCTTGCAGCGATCCGGGCTCTGGGAATTAATCATGGTGCTGCCAAAGGCGATATCAAAATGACAGCCGAAGGGGCCAAAATAGTCGAAGTGGCATCCCGACTCAGTGGTGGCTGGATGTCGGCTCACACGTACCCGCTTTCCAGCGGAGTCAACCTGATACGTGCTGGTATTGAAGTGGCGCTGGGGCAGGCTCCTTCTGACCTGAAACCAAAACATGAAATGGTGGCGGTGGAGCGATCCATCATTCCACCGGCGGGGAAAATTTTATCAATACGCGGTGTGGACGAGGCCATGAAAATTCGCGGTGTGCGCGAGATCATCCTCATGAAAGAACCGGGAGATTCCGTCGGCGACCTGCGCAGCAACATGGGAAAAACCGGGTATGTCATCACGACGGCGAAAACCCGCGAAGAAGCCATACGCATTAACGAACTGGCTCGACAGACTCTGAAAGTTGAAACGGGCAACGAGCAAACCATCACCTGGGACATCATTCGTAACAACGCACGCAGAAAATTTTATGTCGCCTGTAAAGCCTGCGTTGTGTGCGATGGCGTGGAGTGTTCGGGCAAGGTGCCCGGCATTGGTGGCATCGGAACGGGAGGATCCTTTCACGAAAACCTGAAAGCACTGGCCCGGTACAAACTCAACTTACGCACCATCCACAATGTACGTAACCCGGATATATCCGTCGAGCTTTTTGGACAGAAACTTGCCTCCCCGGTGCTGGCCGCACCGATCACCGGAATGGAAACCAATCTGGGTGGTGGCATGAGCGAAGAGGAATACGCCGCTGCCGTGCTCGACGGTTGCCTGAGTTGCGGCACGCTCGGAATGGTAGGTGACGGTGCGAGTCCAACAAAATACCGTATTGGCCTGGAAGCAATCAAGAAACGTGGTGGACTCGGTATCCCTGTTTTCAAACCACGTGCGTCCAACCTCGACATCCTGCACCGCTTTCATGCGGCGACTGAAGCCGGAGCGATTGCTGTGGGTATCGACATCGATGCGGCTTCTTTTAAAACCATGTCGCTCAAAGGGCAGAGTGTTGGTCCTAAAAGTATCGAAGATTTGCAGGATTTAAAAAAGCATTTAAAGGTTCCTTTCATTCTTAAAGGGATCATGAACCCCGAGTCGGCATTGGCTGCAATGGAAGCGGGAGCTGATGCGATTGTGGTGTCGAACCACGGCGGCCGGGTGATGGATTACATGCCTGGCACCGCAGAAGTGCTGCCCGAGATTGCGGCGGCGGTGAACGGTCGCATAAAAGTTCTGGTGGATGGCGGCATTCGCGATGGATCGGATATTTTAAAAGTGCTGGCACTGGGAGCCGATGCTGTGCTGATCGGTCGACCCATCTGCATTGCTGCGTTCGGGGCAGGGCAGGAGGGTGTGTCGTTTTACCTGGAAGAAAAAGAAAATGAATTGAAGAAAGCGATGATCCTGACCGGTTGCCCGAGTGTCGATCGCATCGACCCTTCTGTGATTGTCCGGGAACGAAAAGGGTAA
- a CDS encoding pentapeptide repeat-containing protein: MLEKALEDHALWFKTKGREGKRAVLRGVDLSCAVLTGATLVEADLIGAIFDEANLEKADFRGAFLNEASFKNARMKGANLEEADLNWGSLNGADLTDALMGGTYLQGSDLRDVTGLTRSQLEEAYTDDQTRLPESISES; the protein is encoded by the coding sequence GTGCTTGAAAAAGCTCTTGAAGATCATGCTCTGTGGTTTAAGACCAAGGGCCGTGAAGGCAAACGCGCTGTGCTTCGTGGAGTCGATTTATCCTGTGCTGTATTGACCGGGGCTACCCTGGTTGAAGCAGATTTAATCGGTGCCATTTTTGATGAAGCCAATCTTGAGAAGGCTGATTTTCGCGGTGCTTTTCTGAACGAGGCTTCTTTCAAAAATGCACGTATGAAAGGCGCTAACCTGGAAGAGGCCGATCTCAACTGGGGCAGCCTGAATGGGGCCGACCTCACTGATGCCTTGATGGGAGGTACCTATCTTCAGGGCAGTGACCTTCGGGATGTCACTGGACTCACCCGCTCACAGTTGGAAGAAGCCTACACCGACGACCAGACCCGTCTTCCGGAATCCATTTCAGAGTCGTGA